Part of the Plasmodium cynomolgi strain B DNA, scaffold: 1587, whole genome shotgun sequence genome, TAtcgaaaatataaatataatcatatttactatattattattgcatTCATTCcttattaatgcattttttcatatattacCGAAACCTTTTAGGCGAATAAAATATCTTCACAAAATTCCCTAAAATTTGATTTACCCTTTCCAGCTTCTAATCCGTGATattttacaacttttatCATGGTGTAAAtgatagaaaataaaattatatatgttaatattataaaaaaaataacatttgtCATATACACGAATTTAGGTATGACAGGAAAAATCGGGGTTGTAcctaaaattgttaatatttttgctatCAATGCACTTAAACACATTACAATAATACCTATACGCCATTTTCTGactatactttttttaattttatgttatatcTACTAGTCCCTACTTGCTGTTCACCAATTCTATCAATCAtatcaaatatatttttttcacaataacAATCTAGTCTTATTAAATCCTTCCTTTTAGAATATTTACgcttaaattcttttttataatttttcaaatcatttgaacaacttttttgcaacttaTCATATACGGTAGAGCCataattatca contains:
- a CDS encoding CYIR protein (putative;~vir-type antigen) → LLAEQDLKTRLYDLKFEDNLLKCRDNRIKKIDNYGSTVYDKLQKSCSNDLKNYKKEFKRKYSKRKDLIRLDCYCEKNIFDMIDRIGEQQVGTSRYNIKLKKV